Part of the Caulifigura coniformis genome, GGGGCTCGCGCAGCATCCTGCGATTCGCCAGGCAGGGCACGACGGACTTGACCAATGGGGCTATGGGCTGGCGTCGGTGCGTTTCATCTGCGGCACGCAGGGAGTCCACAAGTCGCTTGAACACGAACTCAGCAGCTTCCTGGGGACGGACGATACGATCCTGTATTCGTCGTGCTTCGATGCCAACGGCGGGCTTTTCGAGACGCTGCTCGGCCCAGAGGACGCGATCATCTCCGACGAGCTGAACCATGCGAGCATCATCGATGGGGTGCGGCTGTGTAAGGCGCAGCGTTTCCGCTATCGCAACAACGACATGTCTGAGCTGGAGGCGAGGCTGAAGGACGCGTCGTCGGCACGCTTTCGCCTGATCGCGACGGATGGCGTCTTCTCGATGGATGGTTACGTCGCGAACCTGGCGGGCCTCTGCGAGCTCGCGGACAAGTACGACGCGATCGTCATGGTCGACGATTCGCACGCCGTGGGGTTCATGGGGGCCTCGGGACGCGGGACACATGAGTACTGCGGAGTGATGGATCGCATCGACATCCTGACCGGAACGCTTGGGAAGGCGCTGGGCGGAGCCAGCGGCGGGTACACCAGCGGACGCCAGCCGATCATCGACCTGCTGCGCCAGCGCTCCCGCCCTTACCTGTTCTCCAACACCGTCGCGCCGCCGATCGTCGCGGGGACTCTCAAGGCACTCCAGATCATCAAGTCGTCGCCTGAACTGCTTTCCAGGCTGCGGGAAAACACTTCATTTTTCCGTCAGGCGATGACGGCCGCAGGCCTGTCGGTGCTGCCGGGCGAGCATCCGATCTGCCCGGTGATGATTGGCGACGCGGCCCTGGCATCGACGATGGCGGCCCGAATGCTCGAACGGGGCGTGTATGTCGTCGGCTTTTCCTATCCGGTCGTGCCGCAGGGGAAGGCCCGCATCCGAACCCAGGTGTCGGCCGCTCATACCGTGGATGACCTGCGTTTCGCCGTCGAGCAGTTTGCGGCAGTGAAGCAGGAACTGGGAATCTGACCATGCTCGAGGACCCCGCCGCGCCGATCGAACTCATCAATGCCGCGGCCGCCGTGCGCATGCGGGCTTATGCGCCTTACTCGAAGTTCCTGGTGGGAGCGGCGGTGAGGGCAGACGACGGCTCGGTATACGCCGGGTGCAACGTCGAGAACTCGTCGTTCGGACTGACGATCTGTGCTGAACGGAACGCTGTCGCCCAGATGGCCGCGGCGGGTCGGCGCCGGGCCGTCGAGATTGCCATCACGACGACCGGGGGACACGCTCCCTGCGGCGCGTGCCGCCAGGTCCTGTCAGAGTTCTCCCGCGGGCTGACCGTGTGGCTCGTGGACGTCGACTCCTCCGGCAAGCCGGTTTCCGCGGACCGGACGACGCTCGAGGTGCTGTTGCCGAGGCAGTTCGAGTTCGGGGAAAGTGAGTAGCGGCGTTGTTGGCGCTGGTGTGAGGTGCAGGGCCGATGGGCTGCGAGCACCGGCGGCTCACTGGGCGAGCCCGGAGGCGGGCGCGCTGGGTTCAATGGGGGCGGGCGGTTGCACGGAACCCGTTCTGTCGGCGACAGTTCAGTTCCTGGCACCCTGTGCGGACTGAAGGCAAATGGCGAAGACTCCCCCCCGGTACATCAATCGCGAGCTGAGCTGGCTCGAGTTCAACCAGCGGGTGCTCGATGAAGCGGCCGATGGATCCATCCCGCTCCTGGAGCGTCTGAAGTTTCTCGCGATTTCCGCGTCGAATCTCGACGAGTTCTTCCGCGTCCGCGTCGGCGGACTGCAGATGGTTGTTGCCCAGGGGGGTGTGAAACCCGATTCGTCGGGCATGACGCCGGATGAACAGTTGGCCGCGATTCACGATCGCGTCCAGCGGATGACGGCCGAGCAGCACCGCATTTACAACGAACTCGACCAGCAGTTGTCGACGCAGGGGCTCCGGCGATTGCGGGTCGAAGGCCTGTCGAAGGCACAGCGATCGGTCCTCGAGCGGGTCTTCGAAGAAGAAGTCTTCCCGGTCCTCTCCCCGATCGCGGTCACGTCTGGGGCCGATTTTCCGCTGGTATCGAGCGGCTTGCTCTGTGTCTGCGTGCGGCTGAAGAAGCGTCAGGAGGATGAGACGGCGCGATTTGCTCTCATTCCGTGCGGTCCCGGCGTGTCGAGGTTCCTCTCACTTCCGTCAGAAGCGGCGCAGGCTTTCATCCTGCTTGAGGATGCTCTCGGGGTGCTTGTCGGCAAGTTCTTCCAGGGAGAGGAGATTGCCGAGTGCGTACCGCTGCGGCTGACGCGCAACGCCGACATGTCGCTGCGTGAAGACGCGGCCCCCGACCTGCTGGAAGAGATGGAGAATCTCCTGGATGAACGGCGTCTGGGCGACTGCGTGCGGCTGGAACTTTCCGACCAGGCCTCACCCGAACTGGAGGGCTTCCTCAGGGCTTCGCTGGGTCTCAGCGACATCGACATTATCCGTCAGCCCGGGCCGCTGGAGCTTTCCGCATTCTTCCGCCTGACCGACCGACCCGCGGCAGATGCGTTGAAATATGAGGCGTGGCCACCGCAGCCTTCGCCGGCGATCCCGGCAGGGGCCTCGATGTTCGACGTGCTGTCGGCGGGCGACGTTCTGCTTTGCCATCCCTACGAGTCCTTCGATCCCGTGGTCCGGCTGCTGCAGGAAGCGGCGGCAGATCCCGACGTCCTGGCGATCAAGCAGACGCTATATCGCACGGCTCGGGACAGCCAGATCGTCGAAGCGCTCATGCTGGCGGCGGAGAAGGGGAAGCATGTCACAGTGATCGTCGAGTTGAAGGCCCGCTTCGATGAAGCCCGGAACATCGAATGGGCACGGCAACTGGAACAGGTCGGCGCGCAGGTGATCTATGGCGTCAAAGGCTTGAAGACCCACGCCAAGTGCTGCCTGATTGTCCGCCGTGAGCCGCATGGCATCGTCCGCTACATGCATTTCGGAACGGGGAACTACAACGAGCAGACGTCGCGGATCTACAGCGACATCAGTCTCTTCAGCTCGGATCGCGACCTGGGCGCCGACTCGGCGGCGTTCTTCAACGCCATTACGGGATATTCGCAGCCGCAGCGTTATCGCAAGATCGAGGCGGCGCCGATCGGGCTGCGTGACAAGCTTCTGGAAATGATCCGTGCGGAGACGGAGTTCAAGCAGCAGGGCCGCCCCGCCCGGATCGACGCCAAGGTGAACGCGCTGGTCGATCCAGTTCTCATCGATGCACTTTACGAGGCGTCGCAGGCGGGGGTCGAAGTGCGGCTGAATGTCCGGGGCATCTGCTGCCTGAGGCCGGGCGTGAAGCGGCTCAGCGAGAACATCGAGGTCGTCAGCATCATCGACCGGTTTCTCGAGCACGCCCGCATCCTGCACTTTCACCACGGCGGCGATCACCGCGTGTTCATCTCGAGCGCCGACTGGATGCCGCGCAATCTCGACAAGCGAATCGAGCTTCTCGTGCCGGTCATCGACCCGGCCTGCCGCGACAAGGTCATCAACATTCTCGAGAGTTACTTCAGCGACAACGTGAAGTCGCGCAAGCTCCTGTCGGACGGAACGCATCGCCGGCTGGTCCCCGGGAAGCGGACGCCGTTCCGTTCGCAACAGAAGCTGTATGATGAAGCGAAGCGAGCCAACCAGTCGGCCGAGCAGCAGTCACGAACGACATTCGAGCCGCATCGTCGAGGGGCGTGACGGCGAAAAGGTCGCGTCCGGGCCGGTCGGACAGATCCAGACACATCGGTTCCTTTCAAGGCAGACCATGTCCGTTCGCCTGATTGCGTTCGCGTTTCTCGCCGCCTTTGTGCCTGCGCCGGGGCTCGCGGAGAATCCGGCTCCGACTCATGCGGACGTGAGCTACGGTCCGCACGACCGCAACGTGCTCGACTTCTGGAAGGCCGACTCGACGAGGGCGACTCCCGTCATTGTGTTCATCCATGGCGGCGGTTTCTCCAAGGGGGACAAGTCGGGTATTCGCAAAGACTCGATCATCAAGGCGTCGCTCGACCGGGGCATCTCCTTCGCGGCGATCAACTATCGTTACCGCAGCGCGGCGCCGATTCAGGAGATCCTTCGGGACTGCGCCCGCGCGATCCAATTCCTGCGCTCGAAGGCGGCCGACTGGAACATCGATAAGACCCGCTTCGCGTCTTACGGAGGCTCGGCCGGGGCCGGGACCTCCCTGTGGCTGGCCTATCACGACGATCTGGCCGATCCGGCGAGTGCCGATCCTGTGCTGCGGGAGTCGACGCGTCTGACCTGTGCAGGTGCGAACTCGACGCAGTTCACGTACGACATTCCCCGCTGGAAGGAACTGTTCGAGAAGGCCGATCAATCAGTCGCCGAGCAACTTCTGCTGCCGACGTTCTATGGCCTCACGACCTGGACAGAGCTCGAATCCGAGGCGGGGAAGAAGATCCGCAGCGACTGCGACATGTGCGGCCTGATCTCGAAAGATGACCCGCCCGTGTTTCTATCGACCAAGGGGCCCGGCGGACCGGTGACGGGTCGGGGCCACCTGCTCCATCATCCGCTGCACGCCAAGGCGATTCAGGATCGCTGTCGCGAGGTGGGATGCATTGCGGTCGCAGACCTGCCAGGGCTGGAGATTCGCCCGGGAACTGATCAACCCCGTGACCTCAGCAGTTTCCTGTTTCAGAATCTGCAGCCGGCCGTTTCGGGCCCGCGGAAGTGAACTCTCACACGTCGTGGCTTCATCGGCTTCTACGGCTGAAGCCTGGATTCGCCCCTCGATGGCTGCTGTCCACCCGCAGTTGCACCATCGATCTGGCGAGTCTGCTCTCGCACTTCGTGATCGCGGTCCTTGCTATCGGAACCGTTCTTTCCGGACCGGGAGTTCTGGCCGCGGCTGCGAGGCATCCCTATTGGGCGGCCGTGATCGGGTTTCTAATCATGTTGATCGTCGAGCTCGCGGTTGAGCGGGCGCGTAGGATTGAGCGAAAAACTCGCGCGAGGATTCGCCACGGCGACGCGGACTCGCCATGAGATGTTGCGCAATTATCCGCGGATTGCCTCGTAGGCCTTGCCCATCGCGTCGACCTTGTCCCACTGCTTGGACACACCGGACCAGTGGAAGACCATGACGCCGGTGGAGGGCTTTCGCGTCCCGTGGTCGATGATGTCCTGAACCTGGGCGGCTTTCACGGTCTCGCCCCAGTCTGCCAACTGGACGATCGGCCAGATCTTCTGCAGTTCGTTCCGGGCTCCGGTCAGGTTCAGCAACTTCCCGAGCGCGGCGGTCTGTCGTGAAATCCAGGAGACGTCCTGCGGATGCCCGAACCGGGCGTGGTAGGGCATGATGCTGAAGACATCGATGTACTTCGCCTGGGCCGGCAGGTCGATCGCCAACTTGTGGCGGATCGCGCCGTCGTAGTCTTCCTGCGACCACGGGCAGTGAAACGTTCCCAGCAGTGCTCCGGGGCGGGTGGCGTTCAGGATCTCGCGGTATTCCCGCACCCAGTCGGTAAAGACATTGCAGCGAAATTCGGTCCACGCGTTCCGAAGTGGTCCGAGGAGTTGCGTCGACGCCTCAGAAACCTTCGCCGGCAGCACGATCCCCGTCGACTTCGCGAACTGCTCGAGGGCGGCGGGAGAGAAATCCGTATCGGGCATCAGCGGCGTGTCGCGTTCCCAACTCGCATGCGCGTGGTGATAGTCGAGCCAGATGCCATCAATCTCGAAGGTCTCGAGGACGCGCTGGAACTCGGCCATCCGTTCCTGCCGGTACCCTGCGTGGAACGGGCTGACGCCCTGCCATCCCTCGGGGGGCGGCGAGGGTTTTCCATCGATGCCGATCGGGGCGGCATCCGGATGTTGTTTCAGAAACGCGGCATGATGCATCGAGTTGAACTCGGCGAAGACCTTGACGCCGAGTTTGTGGCAACGGTTGATCTCCGCCTGGTTGAGCCCTCCGGACCCAATCCACACCGCGTTTACGCCATAGTCGTCGGGCTTCTGGCCTCGCTCGAAAATCGCGGACGGATAGCCGCCGTAGATGCCGCGAATCGCGACATGCGAACGAGCAACGAGCGGACGCTCGTCGTTGGCTTCAGCCACCCCCGCCGAGCGCAGGGAATGAAAGCCGGCGACGGCGAGTGAGCCGGCGGCGCAGCGGGCGAGAGCGTCGCGTCGGGAGAGAGCGTTGCTGGTGGTTCGCGTCGTCACGGTTGTCCTCAATCAGGGAGTGCTCGTCGTCCCGGCGTTCGCCGCCGCTGGCTTCCGGGTTTGTTCCTTAAAGAACCGCACGATCAGCGCAGGGGCATCGGCGGAGTATTTGTGCCCGCCGTCGTGCACCATCCAGATGACCGGCTTCCCGGAGGGTGAAGGGTATTCTGTGCAGTCGGTGGCCCAGCTCTTTCCGGTTTCCTCGCAACGGTTGATCCGTCGGACGGCGTCGACCGTTCGCGTCTGGCCGGCATAGGAGACGATGGCATCGGTTTTTCCCGTCACCTGGAACACGGGAAGCGGCTTCAGGGAGTTTGAGAGTGGCGGATTGGCGGACGAAGGCGCGATTGCGGCGAAGAGATCCGGCCGGGCTCCCCACAGAGCGTAGGTGAAGCCGCCGCCGTTCGAATGGCCGGTGGCGTAGATGCGGTTGTCATCGATCGACGTCTTTGACTTCACGTGTGCGAGGAAGGCATCGAAGGCTTTGACGTCGCGGTCGCCCTGCTGACCGGGAAGGTTCTGCCAGCCGGGCCGTTCACCGGCAGGATCGCGTAGGGTCGCGGTCTTGAGCCCCTGCATGTAGACGACGACAGCGTCCGGCCAGGCCTTCTCAAATGCGAACGTCCGTGCGGCGTTCCGCATGGTTCCGCCGTGGCCGTGGAATGCGAACACCACCGGCGCGGGCTTCGCGCTGGAAGCTCCCTCGGGGATCGCGATCAGCGCCTCGCGGGTGACGCCATCGACCTGAAGTTCGACGGCCGCCAGGTTGGGGTCGGCGGCGAGAACGAGAACGAGGAACAACGGCGTCATGTTGGCGACTCCGCAGAGAGATCAGATCGGCGCATGGCCCCTGCGCAGCTTAGCAGAGGATCACGCGGGCCGCCGGAGATGGCGGAGAATGGGCATTCCCAAGGGCCCGGCGAGGTGCAGCCGTTCTAGCGGAACTCTTCCACCGGCCCTTCAACCGTTTCCTCTTCGGCCTCGGACAGCGAGAGGGAGATTCTCTCCGGGGGGCGCTTGAGTTTGAGGCGTTCGAGCAGGGTTGGCTCGGTGGATCGGGCTTCGGCCACCTTGACGACCGGCTTGACGGAGGATGTCGGACCGTTGCGGACCTGGGTCACGACTTTGGACGCATCTGGATTCGGCCGCGCGGTGCTTTGGGCGGTCTTTGACCGCAGGAGGTCGACGCCGAAGAACGGCTGGCCCGAGTTGCTGTCCATCTGGAACATCGTGCGCCCAACCTCGCACCCCTGGAGGAGGCACGCGGCGACGAGCCAGACACAAAGCCTGCATCCTTGCATGGCCGGTTGGGTGAAAGGGGTCTTGTTCCCGGGAGCCGCGTCCTGCGGCGAGGGAGATTCTACTTTTCCGCAGTGGCTGCCGGGCCCAATGGGGGCTCCCACTGGTCGCGCGACACCTGGGCGTCGCCCTGCAGTGAGTTGCACCCCGCGAGGACGCCGAGGAGCAGCACGCACATGCACGCGAAGCTGCGTCGAGTCATGTCTGGCACTCCATACGATCGTCCGGCGGAAACTGCGAAGCGGGTTGTTAACACAAGAAGCCGGACCGGCGGAATAGGAAGTGTAACTCGTTTCCGGGGAGGAGCCTGCGGCGAACACGGCCCGCAGGGGGAACCCTTGTCGACGGAAAAACTCGCGAGATCGCGCTTGCAGACCCGAATAGTTCGCCTACGATGTTGTTGGCGGTCGAGCAAGCGTTAGCCCGCTCTTGTTCCCGCCAATTTTGAGCGTCCCGCCTGGCCCGGTGGGACGCTCTTTTTTTGGCCCACGGCTTTCGGCTGCCGCATTTCAGAGTCGAGTCGGTTTGACGTTGGCCGTTCTATTCGAGGGCGATTGGCGGGGCGGCGTGACGGATGTAGAGCGCTCCGCTGTAGACGACGGTCAGAGCCGTGACCGCGATTCCGAGCCAGAGGATCCCCCTGGCCACTTGTGGACGACGGAGGAAAATCACCTGCGTCGACAGGACGATGAACACGCAGATGCCGACCTTGAAGTAGAGGAGACCGCGGATGCCCCAACCGCTGAGGAACCAGTTGGCGACGGCGTTCGACTCTCCGAATCGCGGACCGTGTTCGCGCGGATAGATCATCCAGTACGTCATCAAAAAATCGAGGAAACTGACGAGCAGGAACAGCGATGTCTCGTGCTCCATGGGGCGGTGCGACGTCAGCAGCCGGTAGATCGACCGGACCGGATTCTTCCTCGGGGGTGAATCACTCATGTCGTTCATTATGGACGCCTCCAATCCGTCGCGACACCAGGTCGTGCTCACCGACTCCACCGCAAACCGTCCCGATTTCGTCCAAGCATTTGCGTTCTTCGGACGAATGACTGACAAAGCTGTTTTGGTCGTGTCGTAACCGGACGTTGTCCGCGTCTCACGACCTTGCCTTTGCCTGAACTACGTCAGCCGCGACGCGGCGTGCGAACGAAAATGTCTTCCAACTCGTCCGTCGCCAACGCCGTGGCCCGCCTATGCCGCGCCCTGCAGGCGTTCGAAGCATCATCGAAGGCCCTGCAGCTGCAGCCTCTCTCCGGCCGGGAATGGTACGAAGTCCTCACGCGGAAGCTGCGTCCGCAGCTGGGCGACGAGTCGTTTCTGATTGCGGCGGTCGTCGGCGGGACGAACATCGGGAAGAGCGTGGTGTTCAACCACGTGGCCGGGTTTCGGGCCAGTGCGACGTCGCCATTGGCGTCTGGCACGCGTCATCCGACCTGTCTGGCGCCGGCCGGCTTCGGAGAGCGACACGACCTTGGCGAACTGTTCGCCGGTTTTGAGGTGACGCCGTGGGAGCGGGCCGAGGACGCCCTGCGCGATGATGCCGTCCATCGGCTTTTCTGGCGCGAATCGCCGGAGATGCGATCGAATCTCCTGGTCCTGGATACGCCGGACATCGACAGCGATGCGCGGGTGAACTGGGACCGGGCCGACCATGTCCGGCAGTGTGCGGATGTGCTGATCGCTGTTTTGACGCAGCAGAAATACAACGATGCGGCCGTCAAGGAGTTCTTCCGGAAGGCCGCGGCCGAGGACAAGGCGATCATTGTTGTCCTGAACCAGCTCCTGATGCCGGAGGACGAGGCGTACTGGCCGCTGTGGGTGGAGACCTTCTGCCGCGAAACGGGCGTCCATCCGGAAGCCGTCTACCTGGCGCCAAACGACAGACGGGCAGCGGAGGCGAACGCGTTGCCGTTCTACGTGCGGGAGTGGCCTGCCGGCCCGGTTGAGGCCTCTGCTGTCACGACCGATCCGCGCAGTCTGCTCGAGGATCTCTCGGAGACGCGGTTTGAAGAGGTGAAATGGCGGGCTCTGCGTGGCAGCGTGCGGCAGGTGGTCGACCGCGTGGACGGTGTGCCGGGTTATCTCACGGAGGCGCGACGCCGATGCGAGGAATTCCGCGGTGCGGGAGAACTGCTTTCCGCGAACAAGCTCGCTGAGATCCGGGAGTGGCCGGTGGTCCCGGCGGCTGCCGTGATCGGGGAGCTTCGCCGCTGGTGGCGCGAGCAGCGCGAGGGCTGGTCGAGAAAAGTTCATGGCTTCTACAACGCGGTGGGGAACAGCATCGCCTGGCCTGTCCGGAAGCTGAAAGACGTCCTCCAGGGCCCTGCCGTTCCGATGCTCAATCACTACCGGGAGCGGGAATGGGGGGCGATCCTGACGGCGGTCGAGTCGGTCTACGACCGGCTGACCGTTCTGGCAGAACTGGGCAACCCGCTCCTTCAGCCCCGGCTGCAGTCGATGCTCGCGGGCGCGTCCCGCGTCGACCTGATCGCGAAGATTCGCGAGGCCCATCAGTCGATCGATTTCGAGGCCGAACTGCGGACGCTCGTCGATTCGGAACTGAAAAGTTTTCGTACGGACAGCCCCACTGCTTACGAAGCCGTGCGCAGGCTCGATGCGGTGGCCGCGGCCGCACGGCCGGCGACGAGCGTCATCCTGTTCGTCACGGGATTCGGTCCAGTGGGGCATGCGATCACGCCCGTGTTCGCCGACGCGGCGGTTCAGGGGGTGATGCACTTTGCCGGCGATGTGGCCGGCGGGACGGTCGCAGCCGCGGTTGGAGAGACAGTGCTCAGTGCGGGGGCCGGAACGGGCGCGGGCTATTTTGAAGCACGCTTCCGGCAGCTGGAGAACGCCTTCACCCAGCGGCGTGCGGCGTGGCTGGCGTCGCTGCTGCAGCAGCAGTTACTCGGAACGTTGCCGCAGGATCTCCAGATGGCCGCGCGTGTCACCGGAAGCCAGGAGTTCCGGGAACTGGAGTCCGCAGTCGCCGAACTGAGTGCGGCGGAGAGCACGTCGCGGAGAGCTTCACAGTGACCGATGGTCGCGTGAGGGACGGTGCGTCTGACGAGTGACCCGTCGCGTCCTGAAACCCGCGGGCGTTCAGGACACGACGCCAGGAACTCACTTTTTCTTGTCCTGCTTCGGCTTCTTGTTCTTCTTGTCGTTCTGTTGCCGGTTGTCGCCCTTCCCCATGGTCGTCTCCTGTTTGAGTGCGAGTCGCGCTCATCGCGACTCCAAACGTGAGCGTATGCGGCCTCAGGGATCGCGGCAATGCCGATTGCAGGCAGCGATGGGCGCGGTTCGCGGCGGACCGAACGGCCGTCGCGTTGCGGTGTTTCTGTCGCGGTTCAGACGCTGGCCGTCTCCCGTTTCCGGCCTTCGATGACGCTGACCTCGGCGGCCGTCGGCACGATCCGGACGAGTTCGAAGCCAGCGGCCTCGAACAGCGCCTGGTACTCGGCGCTGGTGCGTTCCTTGCCGCCGGGGATCGTCAGCATTGTCAGGTCGAGCAGCTTTCCGAAAGAGGGATCGTTGCCGGGAGGAATCACTCCCTCCACCAGCAGCAGGCGGGCCGTTGAGCTCATGGCGCGGTGCACGTTTCTCAGAATCGCCAGCGACTTTTCATCGTCCCAGTCGTGGATGATGTGACGCATCAGGTAGGCATCGGCCCCGGGGGGCACGGACTCGAAGAAGCTGCCGCCGATCACCTCACACCGATCAGCGACGCCGGAGGCCTTGAGACTGTCCCTGGCCCGATCCACGACTCCGGGGAGGTCGTACAGTAAGCCGCGAAGAGAAGGATGCTTCTGCAGGACTGATGCGAGGAGACTGCCGTTTCCGCCTCCGATATCGGCCAGGACACGCATGCCGGAGAAATCGTAGACATCGGTCATGGCGGACGTTTCGCGGCCATGAACGCCAACCATCGCGGCGTCGAACACCTTCGCCTGCTCGACATTCTTCGACAGGAACTCGAAGACGGGCATTCCGTAGAGTCTGTCGAACGCGATCTTTCCGGTCTGGACGCTGTACAGCAGTTCGCCCCAGGCCTTGTAGTGCTCTTCACCGCTCATGATCGCCAGTGCCCGCTGCGAGCCGGGCAGATCGCTTCGCAGGCATTCGGCGAGCGGCGTGAGCCCGAACATCGACGAGGCGTCCTCGGCGAAAACGCCCATGCTGGCGAGGGCCCGCAGGAGCCGGTACAGCGAGGGGGCGTGGGTTCCGGTCGATCGAGCCAGGTCTTCCGCCGTGCGCGGCCCGGACACCACCAGGTCGGCGATCCCCAGCTTTGCGGCCACGTAGATTGCCTGGGTCGACCAGTAGCCGGTGATCATCCGGTTCATGAGGTCATTCGGCGACATCGTTTCCATCGAGCAATCCTGGGGCCATGAATTGGATCGTCGCGCAGACCTCGCGCGACGATTCAGACTTATGCCCAAGAGCGCCCGATCGGGCAAGGGGAAGTCTCACGGCTCCCCAGGACATCTTGGCCTGTCGCGTCTGGAGAGCCCGGGATCGTTCCACTCAGATCTGCGACGGGATGACCGGGCCGCCCCAGTCTGGGTCCTCGCGCTCGATGATGCCGTTGTAGAAAGTGTTTCCGCTGTAGTGGCCGTAGTGCGAATCGCCCTTCAGCGCTTCAATCATTTCGTTTTCGAGGCTCGTGGGGACCTTGTGGGTTCCCCGCGCCACGGCTGCCGCGATCTTTTCTCCCACTTCAAACTTCCGATCGTCGCCCGTCGCCGGGATTCCCGGAATCGCGTTGTAGAGCGTGTAGCCGAGTTCGCTCGCATAAATGCACTGGGCCGCGAATGCGATCGCCTCCGACCGTTTCCTGGTCAGCCAACTCGCCGCCCGCTCGTCCATGATGGCGTGCGTCAGCTCGTGCACGATGAGCGACCGCCGATCGACCGTCGCCGCCGTCGTGAATCCCAGGTTGAGCGTGTCCGATTCCCAGTCGTATCGACCGTCCGCCGCCAGCGAGCTGTTGTGTCGCACGCGGATGGAACGCTTCTCCACATATTTCTTCATTCGTCCGTAACTCGGGCCGTCGATATGGAAGGTGAACATCTCGAAGCGGATCCGGCTGAGCGTGCCGGTTTCCCCCAGGACCTTGAGGACCGATTCCCGAGCGACGTCATTGTCGTCGAGCGGAACAGGCGGCCCGGTCACGATGTCGTTCTTCGTGAAGATGTGCCCCCGCTGCGAGGAGCCGTCGGTCATCCGCACTGCGTCGCTGCTGCTGAAGGAGTAGTTCTTTCCGTCCTTCGACACAGTGCAGCCGACGAAATTCTGGAGGTACCAGTTGACCTCTTCCGGGTCGCGGGTCTGGAAATTGAACTCCACGAAATCCTTCGCATTGGCCCAGCCGTCGCGTGTGGCGACGCTTCCCCAGTTGTCGCCGTCCTTGACGTAGTAGAGATGCGAGCCACTGGGCCCGAAGTTTCCATTGTTGAACGGAATCAGCCTGGCCGGTGTTTTGACGAGCATGACAGCAACTCCGAAAGGCGACCGATGTCGCACAGGTCCCATCGAGTATTGAACCCCACAGAAGAGGATTCGCACGAAGGGGCCCGGTTCTGCGCGTGCCGCCCCACGAATTTCCACGAAACGTGGCGGGAGGGACGCTTGAACTGTCGAGAAGCTGACGATTCGGAGTGATGCCCGTCGGAATGCGGCCCTTTCAGGGCGTTCACGACTCCGAACTGCAACAGGCGAAAGCAGAACTTTGCCTGACGCGTTCTTCTCCTGCAGTCAGAGCAGCTTCGTCACCAGTTCCCCGCGGACGTCGGTCAGCCGGAACTCGCGGCCGCGGAACCGGTAGGTCAGACGGGTGTGGTCGAGGCCGAACAGGTGCAGCATGGTGGCGTGCAGGTCGTGCACGTGGATCGGATCCTCCGCGACGTTCCAGCCCAGTTCGTCCGAAGCCCCGATGATCTGCCCGCCGCGCACGCCTCCGCCGGCCAGCCAGACCGTAAACGCGTTGGGATGATGATCGCGGCCGGTCACCTTCTTGAAACCGGGGCGGTTTTCACCGAGTGGCGTCCGTCCGAACTCCGAGCCCCAGACGACGAGTGTTTCGTCGAGCAGGCCGCGGGCCTTGAGATCCTTCAGCAGCGCGGCGATCGGCTGATCGACCATACCGGAGTTGTGGCGCAGCTCTGGGTCGAGGTTGCTGTGGTGGTCCCACGAGGAATGGATGATGTTGACGACCCGCACGCCCCGCTCGATCAATCGCCGGGCGAGCAGGCACTGCCGGGAAAAAGTCCGGTACAGGCCGATGCCACCTCGGTTGGACTGGATCGGGGGCTCCTTCCGGTCGACGCCGTACATGTCGAGCGTCTCGCGCGTCTCTCCCGAAAGGTCGACCAGTTCGGGAGCGGCCGTCTGCATGCG contains:
- a CDS encoding alpha/beta hydrolase family esterase, which encodes MTPLFLVLVLAADPNLAAVELQVDGVTREALIAIPEGASSAKPAPVVFAFHGHGGTMRNAARTFAFEKAWPDAVVVYMQGLKTATLRDPAGERPGWQNLPGQQGDRDVKAFDAFLAHVKSKTSIDDNRIYATGHSNGGGFTYALWGARPDLFAAIAPSSANPPLSNSLKPLPVFQVTGKTDAIVSYAGQTRTVDAVRRINRCEETGKSWATDCTEYPSPSGKPVIWMVHDGGHKYSADAPALIVRFFKEQTRKPAAANAGTTSTP
- a CDS encoding DUF5658 family protein — its product is MSDSPPRKNPVRSIYRLLTSHRPMEHETSLFLLVSFLDFLMTYWMIYPREHGPRFGESNAVANWFLSGWGIRGLLYFKVGICVFIVLSTQVIFLRRPQVARGILWLGIAVTALTVVYSGALYIRHAAPPIALE
- a CDS encoding GTPase; amino-acid sequence: MSSNSSVANAVARLCRALQAFEASSKALQLQPLSGREWYEVLTRKLRPQLGDESFLIAAVVGGTNIGKSVVFNHVAGFRASATSPLASGTRHPTCLAPAGFGERHDLGELFAGFEVTPWERAEDALRDDAVHRLFWRESPEMRSNLLVLDTPDIDSDARVNWDRADHVRQCADVLIAVLTQQKYNDAAVKEFFRKAAAEDKAIIVVLNQLLMPEDEAYWPLWVETFCRETGVHPEAVYLAPNDRRAAEANALPFYVREWPAGPVEASAVTTDPRSLLEDLSETRFEEVKWRALRGSVRQVVDRVDGVPGYLTEARRRCEEFRGAGELLSANKLAEIREWPVVPAAAVIGELRRWWREQREGWSRKVHGFYNAVGNSIAWPVRKLKDVLQGPAVPMLNHYREREWGAILTAVESVYDRLTVLAELGNPLLQPRLQSMLAGASRVDLIAKIREAHQSIDFEAELRTLVDSELKSFRTDSPTAYEAVRRLDAVAAAARPATSVILFVTGFGPVGHAITPVFADAAVQGVMHFAGDVAGGTVAAAVGETVLSAGAGTGAGYFEARFRQLENAFTQRRAAWLASLLQQQLLGTLPQDLQMAARVTGSQEFRELESAVAELSAAESTSRRASQ
- a CDS encoding methyltransferase, encoding METMSPNDLMNRMITGYWSTQAIYVAAKLGIADLVVSGPRTAEDLARSTGTHAPSLYRLLRALASMGVFAEDASSMFGLTPLAECLRSDLPGSQRALAIMSGEEHYKAWGELLYSVQTGKIAFDRLYGMPVFEFLSKNVEQAKVFDAAMVGVHGRETSAMTDVYDFSGMRVLADIGGGNGSLLASVLQKHPSLRGLLYDLPGVVDRARDSLKASGVADRCEVIGGSFFESVPPGADAYLMRHIIHDWDDEKSLAILRNVHRAMSSTARLLLVEGVIPPGNDPSFGKLLDLTMLTIPGGKERTSAEYQALFEAAGFELVRIVPTAAEVSVIEGRKRETASV